CCGCCGGAGCTGCTCCGCTTGAAGCTCTTGGAGGTGCTCGACCTCAGCAACAACCACTTGTCGGGAGAGCTGCCACCGGGTATAGGCAACCTCTCGAACCTGTCCCGTTTGGTTGTCTCCAGCAACGGATTTACCGGGAACATTCCCGATGTGTTTCACGACCTGCGAAAGCTCGAGGTCCTCTCCGCCAAATCTAATGGATTTGTCGGCCGACTGCCAACTTCGCTGTCCTCCTGTTCGATGCTTACGGTGCTTGATTTATTTAACAATTCTCTTGGCGGTCGCATCGACCTCGACTTTCGACGATTCGATCGTCTTACCACCCTCAACCTCGGATGGAATAGGTTGCAGGGGCTCATCCCCGAGGCTCTCTCTTCTTGCAAGGCATTGAAGATCTTGAATCTGTCTCGAAACAACCTTAGCGGACAGGTCCCAGAGAAGCTCTGCAGACTTCGGTCCCTCTCCTTCTTGAATCTGAATGTCAATAGCCTCTCCAATATCTCGCAGGCTTTAGGAGTTCTTCAGGGGTGCCATAACCTGAGGGTTCTTGGTCTTGCCTCGAACTTCCAAGGTGAGGAAATGCCGACGACCGGAATCCGGGGATTCCAAAGATTGCGTGCCATGAACATCGGTTATTGTGCTTTGACTGGTCGTATCCCCTCATGGCTGAGGAATTGCGAAGAGTTGAGAGTTCTGGGTTTACCATGGAACCGTTTGACCGGAGAAATACCGTCATGGTTTGGAAGGTTTGATCATCTCTTTTTGTTGGACTTGGCAAATAACTCGCTCGACGGGGAGATCCCTGCTTCCTTGGCAGAGCTAAAGAGCCTTATGTCAGGGATTCCTCCGCATGATGGCGATGATTCTTCCATTGAATTCCCGTTctatggaattagcagcaatcaacaGATTCTCGACGGACTGAAGTATAAACATTATACAGACTTTCCACCAGCAGTGAATTTGAGTTATAACAGATTGAATGGATCAATTTTGAAGGAGTTTGGAAATCTGAGGTATCTTCATCAACTGGATCTAAGTCGGAACAACTTGTCAGGTTCCATTCCAGAAGAACTGTCAAGCATGGTCAATttggagaggttggatttgtcttTCAACAATCTGTCAGGGAGCATTCCATCCTCCCTCACcgggctttcttttctttcctttttcagtGTAGCTTTCAATCACTTACGAGGACTAATTCCAATAGGAGGTCAGTTCTCGACCTTCCCCTGTTCTAGCTTCGAAGGAAATCCAGGTCTCTACAGTGATTCGTTGCCTTTCTGCGAACCTGTGAAGGCAACGTATCCGAAGGAAGGTGATGTCGATGAAGATAAAATTGCTTTCATTTGGTTGCCATTTTCCATTGGAATGGCATCAGGTTTTGTGTTTATCGTTTACGTTTTGATGTGTTGCTGGCAATTATGATTACCTGAGAGATCCAAGGATTAAGTAGTCTaccggatatatatatatatatatatatatatatatcaactaaATGAAATTAACTGTAATTTTGCATAATTTATTTTGGTATACTGTAAATAATGTATGATTGAATGACAGCATAACATCCTTCTTTTTTTGTACATTCCTTCTCCCCGTATAAATCTTCTTTTCTCTATTGTATTAATTTTTTTGTCTGTGGTCGATCAATCAGATTCATAAGGCTTAACGGTGTGTCAGATAAAAGATATAACACCGTTTGATTGTACAATCTTATTtaatttgatatgatatattataaatttaattaaattttaattattattatcaatcaataaaaaaatttaattatgataagactctctAAAAGTTAACTGTGATGAGAGTACtttcataattatttattttgatcattattattttaatcatttgCTCTCGTATATAAATAGATAAGTCCTCATAGACTCAATAAGTAACATGACAATATATAGAAGAAAAGTTACATAtcttttctaatttttctttATTCCCGATTCTATTACTTATAGTAATAttatgaaaagataaaaatagaaaaaaagatgaATCTAGTTTTCTTTACATATCGATATTACTGTAACTTTTGAATCTGACGATGATGTGCATACAAATCATATAaagtttttttgaattatattgaAAGATAAACACGTTTAAACTTCGATATATAGTCATTTGATCTTAGTTCTTagtattaaatttttttcttataataaaaatatgattatatttttatatttataattgatatcaaagtcatatattttgaattaaaataaactatatcataaaagaaattttaaatctatttatgtgattaaatatattcatcttttaaattattattttaatatttagttaatattattattaaattaatctgTGATGTATTATGTTCGAACTCTGAATCTATTCCTCCATGCTCCAAGCAAGCCAACATGGGTGAAACCATGACAGAAGTATGCTAGTCATAATTATTGGATGGGTTGCCATTGACAGCTCGATGTCGGCGGCAATAAGTAACTCGGGGTGCgctaaaggaaatgaaagcaatgtAGCAGTGATGTTAGCTTACTCTAGAATGTGCATCTCATAATCAACGAGCAACGGGGCGAGAGCAAGCAAGGACAAGACAGAACTTGATTCACCCCCAACAGGTGCAACTTGGAGTAATAAGTGATGAAGTTACTCTATTATGGAATGTGCAACTTGGACTACTACACAAGGAAAGGGAAACCTGTCAATCAGGTTAAGGTCAATCAAGCCAATCAAGAACAGAACTTGATTCACCCCCAACAGCACTGGAAACTGGAGATGAAACTATAACTGGAACACGAACTGACCGACAAAGAGCCTAAGCGGAACCCTCACTCACTGATAAACCGATTTGACTTTGGGATCTTAAAGCTACCTATCTCTCTTTGGTTACAGACTTATCTTCTGTTAGTGAGTAGTGCTACAAGAGCTTTCGATTCGCTAATAACTCTATCTAATGGGAATTGAATCATTTCTCTATTTTCGTAAACTGTTAATTCAACTGACCCTTCCCGTTAGGGCAACGATTCATTCTGAAACTGCTATTTATCCTCCACTTCCCTGTCCCGCTTCTAAGCTTGCAGTTGACTTTCGAACTCGACTTGAAGAAGCACCAAAAGAGCTGACTCTCCTTGCGCCAACACCGACCGCTGATTCTCTAGTAAACAACACTCGAACGTAGCTTGCTGAACCGCTTACCGCCTACTTTGACACCGCTAGCTACTTGGGCACTCTCTTCGGCTTCGGCTGATGATCTTTATTCTTCTCCTACTCCGGATATCTCTTCCTCTCCTGACAATCGAA
The DNA window shown above is from Musa acuminata AAA Group cultivar baxijiao chromosome BXJ2-4, Cavendish_Baxijiao_AAA, whole genome shotgun sequence and carries:
- the LOC135609236 gene encoding phytosulfokine receptor 1-like, whose protein sequence is MRASATYPCNCILLLLLFLFYLETGATNVHDQSCSPSDLRALDAFARSLDRGIRDWPAANSTRCCGWPGVRCALFSLSAVRVAGLDLSGKGLEGVLSPSLAGLDKLTFLNLSSNSFRGSIPPELLRLKLLEVLDLSNNHLSGELPPGIGNLSNLSRLVVSSNGFTGNIPDVFHDLRKLEVLSAKSNGFVGRLPTSLSSCSMLTVLDLFNNSLGGRIDLDFRRFDRLTTLNLGWNRLQGLIPEALSSCKALKILNLSRNNLSGQVPEKLCRLRSLSFLNLNVNSLSNISQALGVLQGCHNLRVLGLASNFQGEEMPTTGIRGFQRLRAMNIGYCALTGRIPSWLRNCEELRVLGLPWNRLTGEIPSWFGRFDHLFLLDLANNSLDGEIPASLAELKSLMSGIPPHDGDDSSIEFPFYGISSNQQILDGLKYKHYTDFPPAVNLSYNRLNGSILKEFGNLRYLHQLDLSRNNLSGSIPEELSSMVNLERLDLSFNNLSGSIPSSLTGLSFLSFFSVAFNHLRGLIPIGGQFSTFPCSSFEGNPGLYSDSLPFCEPVKATYPKEGDVDEDKIAFIWLPFSIGMASGFVFIVYVLMCCWQL